One Rhododendron vialii isolate Sample 1 chromosome 2a, ASM3025357v1 genomic region harbors:
- the LOC131315948 gene encoding uncharacterized protein LOC131315948 isoform X4, with translation MNSRGNLCKEGEVGYYNDRNTLLVNHPHLISNWVQRNNHEQSWNRKSFPIPYADEGPSHHQRGFLHRYAEQKRIHHDYGGPSRVDILENERVELIRKLDELKDQIIRCGDLSHFTEKPRERLSPPPPVLRNNYFGDDAYAQVSPTRFNIVSIQPFAPDKYVPEPLYFSPNNQPVRRTNRSSLDEQDFSSRLMEISNEIVVYDSSNLPQRPRKPPHQPSPEYLRQPYHDHFSGQHMACNRSTIASRQHETFSPQNACSCLQCYDMNRKFPPQVPPKLYNSRDSNWSLESSVIRNPKTRSSIEIDLGMGGVAHRNPTRVVAAHGSERVCHPVLGGAPFLTCCSCFGLLKLPRKLVLKEKNQQKVQCGACSGTLLVDFEKKRVIVTVSKLPEQVSAEGDDGSGEKLSENLQSSQNHSNAGAMDSWSDEFDNSGYKFPLTDTEVTEANVSSSDQRQNFVESIERKEPLSSTSRFSEDEHSPETMIFPRNISFSSDVPTKDDEPSLLSDSLDQNEPHNDSSSDAVSRYEDQQKVVLNRSTLQQNSVEDVSVATEIEVPSQELLDGSMSQDSAVVRKEEDRPRINKLVSNASTVYFSFSSRSVEIESPDDTDNSDYESQLTDSKVTEANVLSSDQSQNFAESIERKEPLSSTSSFSKDEHSPDNVIFQWDISFSSLVTQKDDGPLPLSDSLDHNEPNNYFSSNVVSRYEDQQKGILNRSTPQQNSVEDVLVETEIGVPSQKLLDSSVPQDSAAVRKEEDCPRINKLVGNASAVHFSCSSQSVETERPNVFVNGQPISDRAVKKAENLAGPIEPGNYWYDYQGGFWGVMGHPCLGIITPFIEEFRYPMPENCAAGNTGVFVNGRELNQKDLDLLAGRGLPTTRDRYYVIEICGTVLDENTGEKLRSLGKLAPTVRKTKQGFGMKTPRARAQ, from the exons ATGAATTCAAGGGGTAATCTGTGTAAAGAAGGAGAAGTTGGATATTACAATGATAGGAATACCCTATTAGTAAACCATCCACACTTGATCAGTAACTGGGTTCAAAGAAATAACCATGAGCAGTCTTGGAACAGGAAAAG TTTTCCAATTCCTTACGCAGATGAGGGACCTTCCCATCATCAACGTGGTTTTTTGCATAGATATGCTGAGCAGAAAAGGATTCACCATGATTATGGTGGGCCTAGTAGAGTTGATATTTTGGAGAATGAGCGAGTTGAGCTCATAAGGAAGCTGGATGAATTGAAGGACCAAATTATCAGATGTGGTGATTTGAGTCATTTTACAGAGAAACCAAGGGAAAGGCTTTCCCCTCCACCTCCGGTCCTTCGCAATAATTACTTCGGAGATGATGCTTATGCGCAAGTATCTCCAACCAGGTTCAACATTGTTAGTATTCAACCTTTTGCACCAGATAAGTACGTTCCGGAACCCCTTTACTTCAGCCCTAATAATCAACCTGTTCGTCGCACCAATAGAAGCAGTTTGGATGAGCAGGACTTCTCTTCTCGTCTAATGGAAATCTCAAATGAAATTGTGGTATATGATAGTTCAAATCTTCCACAAAGGCCAAGGAAACCTCCACATCAACCCTCACCTGAGTACTTGAGGCAGCCTTATCATGACCATTTTTCTGGACAACATATGGCTTGTAATCGAAGTACCATTGCATCACGACAACATGAAACCTTTTCACCCCAGAATGCTTGCTCTTGTCTGCAGTGCTATGACATGAATAGGAAATTCCCTCCACAAGTCCCTCCAAAGTTGTATAATTCTAGAGACTCCAATTGGTCCCTTGAAAGTTCTGTAATTCGGAACCCCAAGACAAGAAGTTCAATTGAGATTGATTTAGGGATGGGTGGTGTTGCTCACCGGAATCCAACAAGGGTAGTGGCTGCTCATGGAAGTGAAAGGGTTTGCCATCCTGTACTAGGTGGTGCCCCATTTTTAACATGCTGCAGTTGCTTTGGGTTGCTGAAACTGCCAAGAAAACTTGTGCTGAAAGAGAAGAATCAACAGAAAGTCCAATGTGGGGCCTGTTCTGGTACACTCTTGGTTGACTTTGAGAAAAAGAGGGTTATTGTTACAGTTTCCAAATTACCGGAGCAAGTTTCTGCCGAGGGTGATGATGGCTCTGGTGAGAAGTTGAGTGAAAATCTTCAAAGCTCCCAAAATCATTCCAATGCTGGTGCGATGGACTCATGGTCTGATGAGTTTGATAATTCTGGTTATAAGTTTCCACTGACAGATACTGAAGTAACAGAAGCCAATGTCTCATCAAGTGACCAAAGGCAAAATTTTGTTGAATCCATTGAGAGGAAGGAGCCCCTTTCTTCAACTTCCAGATTTTCAGAGGATGAGCATAGCCCAGAAACTATGATTTTTCCGAGGAACATTTCTTTCTCCTCTGATGTTCCCACGAAAGATGATGAGCCTTCACTATTATCAGATTCTCTGGATCAGAATGAACCCCATAATGATTCTTCTAGTGATGCAGTAAGCAGATATGAAGATCAACAAAAGGTGGTCCTTAACAGAAGTACCCTGCAACAGAATTCTGTTGAAGATGTTTCAGTGGCAACTGAGATTGAAGTTCCCTCTCAGGAACTTCTAGATGGCAGCATGTCTCAAGACTCTGCAGTGGTGAGGAAAGAAGAAGACCGCCCTAGGATCAACAAGTTGGTGAGCAATGCGAGTACTGTTTACTTTTCATTCTCTAGCCGAAGTGTGGAGATAGAAAGTCCAGATGACACCGATAATTCTGATTATGAATCTCAGCTGACAGATTCTAAAGTAACTGAAGCCAATGTCTTGTCAAGTGATCAAAGCCAAAATTTTGCTGAATCCATTGAGAGGAAGGAGCCCCTTTCTTCAACTTCCAGCTTTTCAAAGGATGAGCATAGCCCAGATAATGTGATTTTTCAGTGGGACATTTCTTTCTCCTCACTTGTAACCCAGAAAGATGATGGGCCTTTACCATTATCAGATTCCCTGGATCACAATGAACCCAATAATTACTTTTCTAGTAATGTGGTAAGCAGATACGAAGATCAACAAAAGGGAATCCTTAACAGAAGTACCCCGCAACAGAATTCTGTTGAAGATGTTTTAGTGGAAACTGAGATTGGAGTTCCCTCTCAAAAACTTCTAGATAGCAGTGTGCCTCAAGACTCTGCAGCGGTGAGGAAAGAAGAAGACTGCCCTAGGATCAACAAGTTGGTGGGCAACGCAAGTGCTGTTCACTTTTCATGCTCTAGCCAAAGTGTGGAAACAGAAAGACCGAATGTCTTTGTTAATGGCCAACCTATATCAGATCGCGCGGTTAAAAAGGCTGAAAATCTGGCTGGGCCAATTGAGCCTGGAAACTACTG GTATGATTACCAAGGTGGATTTTGGGGTGTGATGGGCCATCCTTGCCTTGGCATTATTACG CCATTCATTGAAGAATTCAGGTACCCAATGCCAGAGAATTGTGCTGCTGGAAACACTGGTGTTTTTGTAAATGGGCGAGAACTGAATCAGAAAGATCTAGATTTACTTGCTGGAAGGGGATTGCCAACCACAAGAGATAGATATTACGTTATCGAGATCTGTGGTACAGTTTTGGATGAGAACACCGGTGAAAAACTACGTAGCCTTGGAAAACTTGCCCCAAC GGTTAGGAAAACAAAGCAAGGCTTTGGTATGAAAACTCCAAGAGCGCGTGCACAATGA
- the LOC131315948 gene encoding uncharacterized protein LOC131315948 isoform X3 yields the protein MNSRGNLCKEGEVGYYNDRNTLLVNHPHLISNWVQRNNHEQSWNRKRSEFGGSRMGIEVVDFEMPMGDFNGSLKPRSMLDQWDRETDEPVAFRRKSFPIPYADEGPSHHQRGFLHRYAEQKRIHHDYGGPSRVDILENERVELIRKLDELKDQIIRCGDLSHFTEKPRERLSPPPPVLRNNYFGDDAYAQVSPTRFNIVSIQPFAPDKYVPEPLYFSPNNQPVRRTNRSSLDEQDFSSRLMEISNEIVVYDSSNLPQRPRKPPHQPSPEYLRQPYHDHFSGQHMACNRSTIASRQHETFSPQNACSCLQCYDMNRKFPPQVPPKLYNSRDSNWSLESSVIRNPKTRSSIEIDLGMGGVAHRNPTRVVAAHGSERVCHPVLGGAPFLTCCSCFGLLKLPRKLVLKEKNQQKVQCGACSGTLLVDFEKKRVIVTVSKLPEQVSAEGDDGSGEKLSENLQSSQNHSNAGAMDSWSDEFDNSGYKFPLTDTEVTEANVSSSDQRQNFVESIERKEPLSSTSRFSEDEHSPETMIFPRNISFSSDVPTKDDEPSLLSDSLDQNEPHNDSSSDAVSRYEDQQKVVLNRSTLQQNSVEDVSVATEIEVPSQELLDGSMSQDSAVVRKEEDRPRINKLVSNASTVYFSFSSRSVEIESPDDTDNSDYESQLTDSKVTEANVLSSDQSQNFAESIERKEPLSSTSSFSKDEHSPDNVIFHRYEDQQKGILNRSTPQQNSVEDVLVETEIGVPSQKLLDSSVPQDSAAVRKEEDCPRINKLVGNASAVHFSCSSQSVETERPNVFVNGQPISDRAVKKAENLAGPIEPGNYWYDYQGGFWGVMGHPCLGIITPFIEEFRYPMPENCAAGNTGVFVNGRELNQKDLDLLAGRGLPTTRDRYYVIEICGTVLDENTGEKLRSLGKLAPTVRKTKQGFGMKTPRARAQ from the exons ATGAATTCAAGGGGTAATCTGTGTAAAGAAGGAGAAGTTGGATATTACAATGATAGGAATACCCTATTAGTAAACCATCCACACTTGATCAGTAACTGGGTTCAAAGAAATAACCATGAGCAGTCTTGGAACAGGAAAAGGTCTGAATTTGGCGGTTCACGCATGGGGATTGAAGTCGTGGATTTCGAAATGCCAATGGGAGATTTCAACGGTTCCTTAAAACCAAGGTCAATGTTGGACCAGTGGGATAGAGAGACAGATGAGCCAGTGGCATTCCGACGGAAAAGTTTTCCAATTCCTTACGCAGATGAGGGACCTTCCCATCATCAACGTGGTTTTTTGCATAGATATGCTGAGCAGAAAAGGATTCACCATGATTATGGTGGGCCTAGTAGAGTTGATATTTTGGAGAATGAGCGAGTTGAGCTCATAAGGAAGCTGGATGAATTGAAGGACCAAATTATCAGATGTGGTGATTTGAGTCATTTTACAGAGAAACCAAGGGAAAGGCTTTCCCCTCCACCTCCGGTCCTTCGCAATAATTACTTCGGAGATGATGCTTATGCGCAAGTATCTCCAACCAGGTTCAACATTGTTAGTATTCAACCTTTTGCACCAGATAAGTACGTTCCGGAACCCCTTTACTTCAGCCCTAATAATCAACCTGTTCGTCGCACCAATAGAAGCAGTTTGGATGAGCAGGACTTCTCTTCTCGTCTAATGGAAATCTCAAATGAAATTGTGGTATATGATAGTTCAAATCTTCCACAAAGGCCAAGGAAACCTCCACATCAACCCTCACCTGAGTACTTGAGGCAGCCTTATCATGACCATTTTTCTGGACAACATATGGCTTGTAATCGAAGTACCATTGCATCACGACAACATGAAACCTTTTCACCCCAGAATGCTTGCTCTTGTCTGCAGTGCTATGACATGAATAGGAAATTCCCTCCACAAGTCCCTCCAAAGTTGTATAATTCTAGAGACTCCAATTGGTCCCTTGAAAGTTCTGTAATTCGGAACCCCAAGACAAGAAGTTCAATTGAGATTGATTTAGGGATGGGTGGTGTTGCTCACCGGAATCCAACAAGGGTAGTGGCTGCTCATGGAAGTGAAAGGGTTTGCCATCCTGTACTAGGTGGTGCCCCATTTTTAACATGCTGCAGTTGCTTTGGGTTGCTGAAACTGCCAAGAAAACTTGTGCTGAAAGAGAAGAATCAACAGAAAGTCCAATGTGGGGCCTGTTCTGGTACACTCTTGGTTGACTTTGAGAAAAAGAGGGTTATTGTTACAGTTTCCAAATTACCGGAGCAAGTTTCTGCCGAGGGTGATGATGGCTCTGGTGAGAAGTTGAGTGAAAATCTTCAAAGCTCCCAAAATCATTCCAATGCTGGTGCGATGGACTCATGGTCTGATGAGTTTGATAATTCTGGTTATAAGTTTCCACTGACAGATACTGAAGTAACAGAAGCCAATGTCTCATCAAGTGACCAAAGGCAAAATTTTGTTGAATCCATTGAGAGGAAGGAGCCCCTTTCTTCAACTTCCAGATTTTCAGAGGATGAGCATAGCCCAGAAACTATGATTTTTCCGAGGAACATTTCTTTCTCCTCTGATGTTCCCACGAAAGATGATGAGCCTTCACTATTATCAGATTCTCTGGATCAGAATGAACCCCATAATGATTCTTCTAGTGATGCAGTAAGCAGATATGAAGATCAACAAAAGGTGGTCCTTAACAGAAGTACCCTGCAACAGAATTCTGTTGAAGATGTTTCAGTGGCAACTGAGATTGAAGTTCCCTCTCAGGAACTTCTAGATGGCAGCATGTCTCAAGACTCTGCAGTGGTGAGGAAAGAAGAAGACCGCCCTAGGATCAACAAGTTGGTGAGCAATGCGAGTACTGTTTACTTTTCATTCTCTAGCCGAAGTGTGGAGATAGAAAGTCCAGATGACACCGATAATTCTGATTATGAATCTCAGCTGACAGATTCTAAAGTAACTGAAGCCAATGTCTTGTCAAGTGATCAAAGCCAAAATTTTGCTGAATCCATTGAGAGGAAGGAGCCCCTTTCTTCAACTTCCAGCTTTTCAAAGGATGAGCATAGCCCAGATAATGTGATTTTTCA CAGATACGAAGATCAACAAAAGGGAATCCTTAACAGAAGTACCCCGCAACAGAATTCTGTTGAAGATGTTTTAGTGGAAACTGAGATTGGAGTTCCCTCTCAAAAACTTCTAGATAGCAGTGTGCCTCAAGACTCTGCAGCGGTGAGGAAAGAAGAAGACTGCCCTAGGATCAACAAGTTGGTGGGCAACGCAAGTGCTGTTCACTTTTCATGCTCTAGCCAAAGTGTGGAAACAGAAAGACCGAATGTCTTTGTTAATGGCCAACCTATATCAGATCGCGCGGTTAAAAAGGCTGAAAATCTGGCTGGGCCAATTGAGCCTGGAAACTACTG GTATGATTACCAAGGTGGATTTTGGGGTGTGATGGGCCATCCTTGCCTTGGCATTATTACG CCATTCATTGAAGAATTCAGGTACCCAATGCCAGAGAATTGTGCTGCTGGAAACACTGGTGTTTTTGTAAATGGGCGAGAACTGAATCAGAAAGATCTAGATTTACTTGCTGGAAGGGGATTGCCAACCACAAGAGATAGATATTACGTTATCGAGATCTGTGGTACAGTTTTGGATGAGAACACCGGTGAAAAACTACGTAGCCTTGGAAAACTTGCCCCAAC GGTTAGGAAAACAAAGCAAGGCTTTGGTATGAAAACTCCAAGAGCGCGTGCACAATGA
- the LOC131315948 gene encoding uncharacterized protein LOC131315948 isoform X1 — MNSRGNLCKEGEVGYYNDRNTLLVNHPHLISNWVQRNNHEQSWNRKRSEFGGSRMGIEVVDFEMPMGDFNGSLKPRSMLDQWDRETDEPVAFRRKSFPIPYADEGPSHHQRGFLHRYAEQKRIHHDYGGPSRVDILENERVELIRKLDELKDQIIRCGDLSHFTEKPRERLSPPPPVLRNNYFGDDAYAQVSPTRFNIVSIQPFAPDKYVPEPLYFSPNNQPVRRTNRSSLDEQDFSSRLMEISNEIVVYDSSNLPQRPRKPPHQPSPEYLRQPYHDHFSGQHMACNRSTIASRQHETFSPQNACSCLQCYDMNRKFPPQVPPKLYNSRDSNWSLESSVIRNPKTRSSIEIDLGMGGVAHRNPTRVVAAHGSERVCHPVLGGAPFLTCCSCFGLLKLPRKLVLKEKNQQKVQCGACSGTLLVDFEKKRVIVTVSKLPEQVSAEGDDGSGEKLSENLQSSQNHSNAGAMDSWSDEFDNSGYKFPLTDTEVTEANVSSSDQRQNFVESIERKEPLSSTSRFSEDEHSPETMIFPRNISFSSDVPTKDDEPSLLSDSLDQNEPHNDSSSDAVSRYEDQQKVVLNRSTLQQNSVEDVSVATEIEVPSQELLDGSMSQDSAVVRKEEDRPRINKLVSNASTVYFSFSSRSVEIESPDDTDNSDYESQLTDSKVTEANVLSSDQSQNFAESIERKEPLSSTSSFSKDEHSPDNVIFQWDISFSSLVTQKDDGPLPLSDSLDHNEPNNYFSSNVVSRYEDQQKGILNRSTPQQNSVEDVLVETEIGVPSQKLLDSSVPQDSAAVRKEEDCPRINKLVGNASAVHFSCSSQSVETERPNVFVNGQPISDRAVKKAENLAGPIEPGNYWYDYQGGFWGVMGHPCLGIITPFIEEFRYPMPENCAAGNTGVFVNGRELNQKDLDLLAGRGLPTTRDRYYVIEICGTVLDENTGEKLRSLGKLAPTVRKTKQGFGMKTPRARAQ, encoded by the exons ATGAATTCAAGGGGTAATCTGTGTAAAGAAGGAGAAGTTGGATATTACAATGATAGGAATACCCTATTAGTAAACCATCCACACTTGATCAGTAACTGGGTTCAAAGAAATAACCATGAGCAGTCTTGGAACAGGAAAAGGTCTGAATTTGGCGGTTCACGCATGGGGATTGAAGTCGTGGATTTCGAAATGCCAATGGGAGATTTCAACGGTTCCTTAAAACCAAGGTCAATGTTGGACCAGTGGGATAGAGAGACAGATGAGCCAGTGGCATTCCGACGGAAAAGTTTTCCAATTCCTTACGCAGATGAGGGACCTTCCCATCATCAACGTGGTTTTTTGCATAGATATGCTGAGCAGAAAAGGATTCACCATGATTATGGTGGGCCTAGTAGAGTTGATATTTTGGAGAATGAGCGAGTTGAGCTCATAAGGAAGCTGGATGAATTGAAGGACCAAATTATCAGATGTGGTGATTTGAGTCATTTTACAGAGAAACCAAGGGAAAGGCTTTCCCCTCCACCTCCGGTCCTTCGCAATAATTACTTCGGAGATGATGCTTATGCGCAAGTATCTCCAACCAGGTTCAACATTGTTAGTATTCAACCTTTTGCACCAGATAAGTACGTTCCGGAACCCCTTTACTTCAGCCCTAATAATCAACCTGTTCGTCGCACCAATAGAAGCAGTTTGGATGAGCAGGACTTCTCTTCTCGTCTAATGGAAATCTCAAATGAAATTGTGGTATATGATAGTTCAAATCTTCCACAAAGGCCAAGGAAACCTCCACATCAACCCTCACCTGAGTACTTGAGGCAGCCTTATCATGACCATTTTTCTGGACAACATATGGCTTGTAATCGAAGTACCATTGCATCACGACAACATGAAACCTTTTCACCCCAGAATGCTTGCTCTTGTCTGCAGTGCTATGACATGAATAGGAAATTCCCTCCACAAGTCCCTCCAAAGTTGTATAATTCTAGAGACTCCAATTGGTCCCTTGAAAGTTCTGTAATTCGGAACCCCAAGACAAGAAGTTCAATTGAGATTGATTTAGGGATGGGTGGTGTTGCTCACCGGAATCCAACAAGGGTAGTGGCTGCTCATGGAAGTGAAAGGGTTTGCCATCCTGTACTAGGTGGTGCCCCATTTTTAACATGCTGCAGTTGCTTTGGGTTGCTGAAACTGCCAAGAAAACTTGTGCTGAAAGAGAAGAATCAACAGAAAGTCCAATGTGGGGCCTGTTCTGGTACACTCTTGGTTGACTTTGAGAAAAAGAGGGTTATTGTTACAGTTTCCAAATTACCGGAGCAAGTTTCTGCCGAGGGTGATGATGGCTCTGGTGAGAAGTTGAGTGAAAATCTTCAAAGCTCCCAAAATCATTCCAATGCTGGTGCGATGGACTCATGGTCTGATGAGTTTGATAATTCTGGTTATAAGTTTCCACTGACAGATACTGAAGTAACAGAAGCCAATGTCTCATCAAGTGACCAAAGGCAAAATTTTGTTGAATCCATTGAGAGGAAGGAGCCCCTTTCTTCAACTTCCAGATTTTCAGAGGATGAGCATAGCCCAGAAACTATGATTTTTCCGAGGAACATTTCTTTCTCCTCTGATGTTCCCACGAAAGATGATGAGCCTTCACTATTATCAGATTCTCTGGATCAGAATGAACCCCATAATGATTCTTCTAGTGATGCAGTAAGCAGATATGAAGATCAACAAAAGGTGGTCCTTAACAGAAGTACCCTGCAACAGAATTCTGTTGAAGATGTTTCAGTGGCAACTGAGATTGAAGTTCCCTCTCAGGAACTTCTAGATGGCAGCATGTCTCAAGACTCTGCAGTGGTGAGGAAAGAAGAAGACCGCCCTAGGATCAACAAGTTGGTGAGCAATGCGAGTACTGTTTACTTTTCATTCTCTAGCCGAAGTGTGGAGATAGAAAGTCCAGATGACACCGATAATTCTGATTATGAATCTCAGCTGACAGATTCTAAAGTAACTGAAGCCAATGTCTTGTCAAGTGATCAAAGCCAAAATTTTGCTGAATCCATTGAGAGGAAGGAGCCCCTTTCTTCAACTTCCAGCTTTTCAAAGGATGAGCATAGCCCAGATAATGTGATTTTTCAGTGGGACATTTCTTTCTCCTCACTTGTAACCCAGAAAGATGATGGGCCTTTACCATTATCAGATTCCCTGGATCACAATGAACCCAATAATTACTTTTCTAGTAATGTGGTAAGCAGATACGAAGATCAACAAAAGGGAATCCTTAACAGAAGTACCCCGCAACAGAATTCTGTTGAAGATGTTTTAGTGGAAACTGAGATTGGAGTTCCCTCTCAAAAACTTCTAGATAGCAGTGTGCCTCAAGACTCTGCAGCGGTGAGGAAAGAAGAAGACTGCCCTAGGATCAACAAGTTGGTGGGCAACGCAAGTGCTGTTCACTTTTCATGCTCTAGCCAAAGTGTGGAAACAGAAAGACCGAATGTCTTTGTTAATGGCCAACCTATATCAGATCGCGCGGTTAAAAAGGCTGAAAATCTGGCTGGGCCAATTGAGCCTGGAAACTACTG GTATGATTACCAAGGTGGATTTTGGGGTGTGATGGGCCATCCTTGCCTTGGCATTATTACG CCATTCATTGAAGAATTCAGGTACCCAATGCCAGAGAATTGTGCTGCTGGAAACACTGGTGTTTTTGTAAATGGGCGAGAACTGAATCAGAAAGATCTAGATTTACTTGCTGGAAGGGGATTGCCAACCACAAGAGATAGATATTACGTTATCGAGATCTGTGGTACAGTTTTGGATGAGAACACCGGTGAAAAACTACGTAGCCTTGGAAAACTTGCCCCAAC GGTTAGGAAAACAAAGCAAGGCTTTGGTATGAAAACTCCAAGAGCGCGTGCACAATGA